From the genome of Anabrus simplex isolate iqAnaSimp1 chromosome X, ASM4041472v1, whole genome shotgun sequence, one region includes:
- the LOC137503301 gene encoding zinc finger protein ZFP2-like — REKPYNCNVCGKSFIRRGKLTEHMRTHTGEKPFRCNVCGKSFIQRVHLTEHMRTHTGEKPFSCNVCGKSFIRRGKLTEHMRTHTGEKPYRCNVCGKSFIQSVHLTEHMRTHTGEKPNRCNVCGKSFIQGGKLSLHMRTHTGEKPYRCNVCGKSFSTKGSINDHMLTHTGEKPYRCNVCGKSFVQRGKLTEHMRNHTGEKPYSCNVCGKSFTTKGSLNGHMLSHTGEKPYSCNVCRKLFMQRCKLTEHMRTHTGQKPYKCNVCAKSFTRKGSLTDHMLTHTGEKPNSCNICGKSFRKKGHLTEHMRTHTGDEHYSCNVCGKSFIQRGKLTEHMRRHTGES; from the coding sequence cgcgagaagccatacaactgcaatgtctgtggcaagtcattcatacggagaggtaaactaacggaacatatgcgtacccatacaggcgagaagcctttcaggtgcaatgtctgtggcaaatcattcatacagagagttcatctaaccgaacatatgcggacccatacaggcgagaagccattcagttgcaatgtctgtggcaagtcattcatacggagaggtaaactaacggaacatatgcgtacccatacaggtgagaagccttacaggtgcaatgtctgtggcaaatcattcatacagagtgttcatctaaccgaacatatgcggacccatacaggcgagaagcctaacAGGTGCAATgtatgtggcaaatcattcatacagggagGTAAACTAAGCTTACATATGcgaacccatacaggcgagaagccatacaggtgcaatgtctgtggcaaatcattctcaACGAAAGGAAGTATAAATGATCATATgcttacccatacaggcgagaagccatacagatgtaatgtctgtggcaagtcattcgtgcagagaggtaaactaaccgaacatatgcggaaccatacaggcgagaagccgtacagttgtaatgtctgtggcaaatcattcacaacgaaaggaaGTTTAAATGGTCATATGCtttcccatacaggcgagaagccatacagctgcaatgtctgtagaaaaTTATTCATGCAGAGgtgtaaactaaccgaacatatgcggacccatacaggacaGAAGCCTTACAAAtgcaatgtctgtgccaaatcattcacaaggaaaggcagtctgaccgatcatatgcttactcatacaggcgagaagcctaacagctgcaatatctgtggcaaatcattcagaaagaaaggcCATCTGACCGAACATATGCGAACCCATACAGGCGATGAGcattacagttgcaatgtctgtggcaaatcattcatacagagaggtaaacttaccgaacatatgcggagacatacaggcgagtcataa